The genomic segment AAATTTGTTTAGCAGAAGAAGATCTCGGTGTCGGTTTCGGGATGGAAGTCTCCAGTTGCCCGTGCCGACCTCTCTTCtgcgggtgtatgtacagatCTCAGCGCCAGGACACGGGCAAGACATTGAGGGCGTCATTTCTCATTTCTAGCACTCTGAAACGGCCCTTTTGTCTTAAGCACTTCGCGCCTGCTTTGCGTCCCATTCTtttcgaagaagaaattcCCACTTTTCCTCATTGCCGGGATCGCGAGGGGGCGTAAGCGTTTTTTGGAAGCGCGCCGCTCTTCGGCGTTCGGGCCAAGCAAGACGACGGCGCCGTGCCGGGAGCGCCCTGCGAGTGAGATGTCGGGTGTAACTCGTTCCCTTTTCGCTGACTAGAGAAGAGTCTGTGCTCCCgagtttcttgttttctttctcaaATTCGTCTGCAAGattctgtctcgtttccttaACTCACTCTCGCAGGCCTCAGCCGCGAACGCGCCACTCCTCACCAGCACCCGTCTCCGCGTGTGTCCCTCTACGCTGTTATCAGCGGACATCTGGGGCGTCGGGGACGGCGTTGCGGCCTTCTCTTGCCGAGTTTCAGTTTTCCTTTCCGTTTGTTTGTATTTTCTGGGTTCGTGGTGGGCTTTTCGAGTGGGAATCAAACGCACCGCGAAACGCGTGCACTGGAGGCGGCTATCCGGGTCTCGATTCCCTCCGTCTCTGATGTGCCGCTGCGTGTGGCCGTCTCTCGTCGGTCCAGTGTCTACCGAAACCTGGGTCTCTGCCGCagctcgtttcttcttcttttcgcacCTAAACTCCCACTGCGAaactcgtcttctctccctgaaAACGGCCGCCTTTGTctcttgctgcttctccccgtTCTCAGCACTGCCCAGGATCGTATCCCCGTAATCTAGAGTCCAGAGAGAACTGAGCACCGTGCGTGACACCTCAAACTTtgacaaagaggaaaagagatcTGGATCGTCGACACCGTGAACCGCATagctgtttctgtcttctgggGTCTGCGACACCGCAGCCGCTGCCACCGCACACCGACTCACTCTCTCCCCGTTGCTGTAGCCCAACCACAGAAAAGCACAGAGGCGTCGACAGAgtcttccctttttctgtctttctccctgtGGCTCTCGGAgtgtctcgtccttctcttggtgtctctgttttgggctgcgtcgccttctccgcaaTGGAGTCGAATCGGCGAAGAGCACCCTGCCCCCCCGCCTCTGGGGTCTCTCCCGGCAGTATCCTGTgcttgtttctcttgtctcttcttccttgcgCTCTCGGAGCATCACAGAAGAACTCAGCCGAGCTCCTGGACTCTCTGGCGTGTGTCGGCTCTCCTCCGGAGACGGCGGAGAACGCGACCGCGTCGCTGGGGTCCTGGGAGCAGGTTCCCTGCCTCGATGCGGCATCTGTCAGTGTGTTCACttcgagaaaagaagtgCAGGCCGGAAACATTTTACTTTTTCTCGACATCGACGACACCGTCATCGCCTCCGGAGGCTGGAACGAGGTCATGGGCAATAGCCTCGGTGGCGTCGATGACCGATATCCCAGGGGATCGGAGTACCCCGGCTTCAGCGCCGTTCTgttcctcctcgctctcggaCCGCATGCGCGGAACTTGAAGAGCGGACAACTGACGGAGTTCGCGCCTCCGTCGAAAGCCATGGTCGTTACAGCTCGACCCAACTTGCCGGTCTTTAGACCTCCAAACCTCATGCGACATCTCACTTCCATCCTCACTCGAGGTGCCAGACAAATCATGGGCGACAATGCCCCTGAGTGGGGCGTCGGCTCTCAGAACGTCATGAAACCTGCTAGCGTTTTAAGAGGTAAGACCCCTCAGAGAGCCCCAAAGTGAAAAAACACCGAGTGCATGCTGTCAACATGTTTGGAGAGAGATGTACAGGGACATATCGATATATAGGCATTTACATGTGCCGAGCTCGTCCATGTTCACAGGTGACAGACATTCTGCTTTCCAGAACGCAGACACGTGGAGGAGAGTGCGGGAGATACACCTGGAAGGgatattttcttctccacgttgtTTCGTTGATGAGTTTTTGAGCATGCTTTCTTCTACGCGTCGTCTCCCTTTgctgtcgtttttcttgttcttctttgaGGCTCTGGATTTTGAGGAGTTTTCAAATATGCTTCGCTCTCCACTGGATTCCTGTCGACGTGGTAGACCACCACGGGCTGCTGCCTTGCCTCAAGCGAGATTGCGAGGCATTGCTTAGCTTGTCAAgctttttttcctcgttaGCTCCCTGCGCATTCAGGATTGAACCAGTTCACCCCAGAGGCAGCCGTGGAAAGGAGGACGCAGTGTTGAGTCTTGGAAAGACGACGTATGAACTCCCACAAGACACGCCGAAAGAAATAttttcgctgtctgtgcGCTCGCCCGGCGCGGGaactcggtctctctcttcgatGCACCTTTgcaccttctctcttctctcttctctctgcaggcacATACGGCCGAGGAGAAAATAAACTTTCCTTCATGACCAAGGTGCTGACGGAGGGGCGCCCCGTCAACGAGTCTCGGATCGACGAGAATACGAAGGTCATGTTCGTCGGAGATTCGGCCGAAAGGTACGTCTGTCTCCCCAGCAGGCTCCTGTTCGATTCCCccatcatatatatatatatatatgtatatatatatatatatacatattgaCACAGGTGTATATTGGTTTTGTTTGCGCACAATGATGACTGTTCGGTGTGAAGTGGGGTTCCGGATAAGCGTGAGTTGCATGCATTACCGAGAGTCGTACGTATCTCGACACTGGTGGAAGaagttctctctccttggaATCCACGAGGAGTCGGGAGGCGCTGACGGGATCCTTGTTTTCCGGACTACGCCGGACACAGAAGTACACTTTGTTACGCGAATCGGCCGATTATGAGAAGGGAGTGTGGCGTTCTCAATGCGTCTTTAAGAAGTTACCATAACCGTTCAGAAGAGCCGGCATAAAGAACGTAACGGCCATAGCTAGACTGAGTGTAAGTCGTTCCGTCACACAAATTCTCCAACATCACCAGGTGCAcccttcttgtttcttcgcaGGTGCCAAGGTTCCTCTCGCATGTTCGTTTGTATGCTTGAATCTGTGCTCtttttgttggtttctctACTCTGTCTTCACCGCCTTCTTCCCAAGTGAAATCTTTcgttccttctgtcttttctgcgaTTTTCattcactgcatgcgtttcttggCAGGGACCTGGAAGTGGCGATTGGCCTCTCGGCGATGGTTCCAGACAAGGTGGCGGCGCACCTTCTGCACGTCGTGTACAGACACAACAGTGGCGATCCGACGCAGATGCATGCCTCTCACACAGTccagacgggagagaagttcgacgaagacggcgTCTTGAGCAAAGCCGCTGTGACACTCCAGGAAATCATTTCGGGAGCAGCGCGCACGGTCGCAGCCGCCACGCGCGCGTtgacggagaaggacgagcGCGAGAAGCACCGACAAACTCCAAGAGCCTTCACAGAGAGTCAGCCGACAAACAAGAAAATCAGTTTCCAGGAGGCTCTCGGCAACACCACGCGCTTCGGCATCAGGTGAGGGGCGGTGATACTTTTTGGAAGACACGCGCGTCTGGACAACggatatataaatacatatatatatatgtttatatttatatgtatgtgtatgtgtgttttCTATCTTGATGTTGAGTGTTGGTGTGGTGAACGCCACCTGTAGGTATGCATATATTGATGGATGTGGAGGTGAAGTCTGGGGCGTTGTGAGCTGCGATATCcacctctgtcgctgtccTCCCTCACGCAAATGTCTTGCAAAGTCTGTTGTGGTCCCAGAGTGGGTCACGCGCTGGTTGACGCGATTGCCTTGGTGTACGACGTGTACGTCAcgagcgacgacgaagaaggcccGAGGAGCTGCGCCGAGTTGAGTGCATCTCAGGCGTTCGAGGTGGGCGTCTTGACCGCACGGAAGATCCGCTTGATTCTGGATCTCTACCGTCATCGCTGGCTTCACACCTACTCGACCTTTCGCACCCGGGAGGAGCAGGAGGCTGCCGGggcgtctgtgtcttcgcgAATGCTTccgatcttcttcgtcaaaTGCGGAACTGTCAAGCTGCGCGTAGCCCACGAGGCGCCCCGACAGGCGCCTCTCGACGTCCTTTTGTCGGAAATGACCGGTGCTCGAGACCGCGTCACCGTGCGCTTCCGAAGCGTCGATACACTCCACGCGGGCTCCGAACTGGACGCAGAGACCGTGAGAAGCAACATGCTTGACACTCTGGGAATCCCCGTCGTCCCCTACGTCACCAGCATCTCCGCGGTCGCACAAGCCTACGTCCTCGGAATCGTCGACCTCACCGATGTGCTCGTCGTCGTCAGAAAGGTGGGCGGAAAtgcgaaaaaacacaaacgaGACACTAGGGTGCTCTTGCGTACCGAATCGAAACGAAAGCTGAACGGTTCAAACGCTTTTAAAGAGTTGAATAatctttcgtctttttgGAAAGGTTCAAGCCGATGAataaatgtacatatatatatatatatacatatgcatatatatatatatatatatatatatatgcacggTGAGTGGAGTGTCCTTGTGCGCATCGTTGACAGAGAAAcggatgtgtgtgtgtggattTGCTGGGTGTGTGTTGCATGCGTGCTGGTCAGACTTACGAGATGCTCCGAGCGCAAGGCCCCCTGGCGCAGCCGGCGcgtttgctgtctcttctggaCCACTTCCACGACCTGGAGGCCCTCCGCGCCATGCTGTTCCCAGGCGGGAAGGGGGCGTTGCCTGCGAGTGCGCCGGTGCGCGTGCGGGCGACTGTCGACTATCTCGATGAGCTTGGAAAGGTCCAGAAGGCGTTCATCAAGCGCGCGGCTTATCTTCGGGCAGTCCCGACCCGCACAGAGATGTGCATTCGCGAGATGGAGCGAAATGCTGAGAGCCACTACGACCGCAGCCTGAAGCGTCAACGAGGCGCGGCTGGGAAGAGTGCGCCCTTCACGCGGTCGCAgttctccgccttcgtctctgcgtttgccGAGCTGGTCTGCAAGTTTGACGTCGAGCTGTCGAGCGTCCAGTTTGCGGGAGGCGCCGAGGTCCACGGCTTGTCCGTCTACCTCAGCCGCTTGGTGCGCCAGGCCGTCGCTGCGACAGAAACGACGCCTTTTTCAAgcgcgcagaagaagaaggcgccgccGGAGAGCCCTGTCAGCAAGGCTGTGGCAGAGCTAGCGGCCACGAACGCgggaacggagaaagaaaagaaagacccGAAGAACATGGGCCGCGGCAAAACCGCATGCACCCTGTCTGACGATGTGCGAGTGACATTTGCCACCATGTACAAAGCCTTCTGCGCAGACGTCGCTCGAGACGTCTGTCACCTTCTAGAGACGCGATTGGTTACCAGCGGCGTTCTCTCAGATttcatcttcctcgctcAGGAACGTGGAAGAAAGTATCAAGGCccgcttcgcctccctcaCCTCGGACGCGTCGTTTTCATCGACGAACATGGCCTCGGTAAGACAGAAGTCGGAGGGAAACGGAACACGATAGCCAGGACGTTGGAGCAGTTCAAGGCGATGCATTTTCGTTGCGAGACCGTGTATAAGAGGTGCATACTGAACACACGCAAGGTGGGACCCCGCAGAGAAGTCTACTGGGCTGAGCGAACGGAGTCAGtgcgagaaagcagaacgaagaaacaggaatGCGGTCGGCGAAGGACTTATCCTTTGAGTATCCAGGCTATCTACTGTTACTGACTACCGTGGGCTGTGCGACTTACACAAGTCACTGGAGAACACAACCGCCAGCGCACAAGTGTGTACCGAGGTTGAAGTGAGGGTGACAGCCAGAGCTGTTTGCGGATCTTTCTCACCCAGGTGACACCACATTCTCTAGATAATTTGCAGCGCCACATTTCACTACGAGACAAGatagagaaaaagagagcagTGAAATCCCGAGAAACGGAACAATCGTGTATGCAGTGCcgcccatatatatatatatatatatatatatatatacatatatatatatgttcgtaagatgtatatatttttataAGGTGCTGATTCGTGTCCGGGGTCGAAGGAAGGACAGCCATTTGTGTCGAGGCTCATTACCTCGGGTTTCGTTTGCTGCGGTGGAACGCGTTTTTTATTGTTTTTGCAGATGATTTTGAAGTGTCTCACCAGAAGCCTCTGACGGATGTGATTGGGTCCATGGGGGCAAAGCTGGACGAAGCGATCATGGAGCAAGCGTCGGCGGGATTCCGCTTCGCAAAGTGGCCTGGCTTGGATTCGTGGAACCAGTGGACACAGGTTGCAGCGTCCCTGCAATTAATTGTCGACTGTGGCTTGTTGAACCGCGGGACGCAGTAGGCGGGTCGACAACAGAAGACCGCGAATCATTGGTGGAGTCTCTGCAGGCCATTCTCAGCGCCTGCGCAGTCGACAGGGCATGTGGCGGGTCCCCAGTGTGACGTTGCTGCACTTCGCGGGGCGGGCAAAGCGAGAAGCACGGAGGCGGGCGGAAAGGTGGGCAGGGGCAGGGACCCCAGAGAGAACTGTGACGACGACGGCGTTGAACAGGGAAGAGCCAGAATGTTTTCTGCACGGTGGGAGACGGTGACAGAGATgatagagagagggcagagcgAAGCTACACGCGATGTGCGCCCTCCCTCGTCAGACGCGTTTGAAGGTGGTAGATGGAAGGGGAGGTCGACAGTGTCCAAAATGCCGTGTTCAGTGCAAATCTGAGATATACCGGTTGAATCGACGAGTTCCCTTCGTCGGCCGTGAGGCAATGTCTCGAGTGAGAGGCGTCCGAAAGTGGACTGCCTCCATTATGCCGGGACATGTTGATAGATTCGTTTTTTCGAATGAAACCGAGAGTTCTCGAAGGTACAAACTAGCCGGCAGAGTGTCTTCAGCGACGCCCACTCGGGTTGCTTTAGGAACAGTCAATACAGTTAGTCTCTGTGTTCAAGGAGAGCGCCACGAATGAGCACGGCAGCACAAGAGAAGCAGTCGTGGCGCAACGCCTCGAAGAGTGAAGACGCTGTGTTACTGCGAGGGGGGAGTCAGGTAGTGAGAGATCGTCGATGGTAGAAAGTAGGGTGGAAATGGATCGGCTGAGTTTTGTTGTTCCCGTCGTTGTTGGCCGCACCCGGGCACAGAAAGGTGACGCGGTCCTTGCTGCTACTGAGAAAATAGAGGGCAGTCCGGCGGACACCAAAAAATGACCCCGTTCACGAGGCTCTCATCGGCTTGTTCCATGTTCGCAGAAATTTCGACTGCAGTTCTGCGGTCCTTCTTTTCTATGCGCTGCACCGATGTGGTGCGTGGCTTTCGTTGCTGCCGTGCGCTGCCGCGTTGAGGTTTAGAGGGACATGTGGAGAGGCGGCTTCAGACAAAGGCGCCGATTGTCGCTGTGACCCTGGGAATGTTTGTTGGCCGAAGGGTCGTATTGATTTCCTGTGGCTGAAAATTAAACATGAAATGCGCACAAATCGAACCGGCCGTGAAGTGTGTGTATTGAAACGCGGCCAGATTGAGAGGTTGAAACAGTCTAAAAAGCGGCTGTTGTGGTCCGAAACGACGTCTGGCTAGGGGAAATGCCTCACTTGTGCTGGAATGCACTGTGAAATTTCGACGCGTGTGCCCGTTCTGTTCATCCGATTCGCACAGCCCGCAGGCGAACCCAGACTGTCGCTTCTGTCGAGCAGAGTTGTGTACAAGTGGTACGGGTGCTGGCGCGGAAAttcaggtgtatgtacagctgaCACACGTCCGGCATCGGGAATTCTCCTGTGAGTCACTAAGGGATGTCGTTTGTGGATGACGTATGGCTATGTTGAGGCAGAGAATCCTGGTGGCTCGTCTCTGCAGCGAGAGGCGCAGGGGAAAACAGGACGAAGGAACGAGACCGAATGACAGTCATGATGGTGCATAGAGATGGATTCCCTCGGGAGATTTGTCTCATGCAAATCAGGAACGTCCAGCAAAATAACGTACCTAGTCGTCTCGCTGGAGAGAGCTGTGCACGGGAAactgagaaaaaaacgaggtcCAATGGTGACCACTGGGGCGGAAAGCAGTGATTTTCCAGGGAGAACTGTCTCACATGGAAGTCAGGAACAACCGTCAAGTGGCGTACTTAGCCGTTCCGTTAAAGAGCCGCTGTTGCATGCTGTGTGACGAAGACAAGTGGCTTTCTGTAACTGCCGGTGACGGAAGGAGAAAATTGGTTCTGTTTTGTTGTTGTTTAGTGCGCTGTGTGCTCTACCTCTTttttggagagaaaaaacggagaaactgGAGCCAGGAAAGGGTGCTTGTGAAAAATTTCTCCCATATCGCCGCGGAGTACCTGTTTCTGCCGACAGTGTGCTAAACGTGCGTTCCTGAATCACTTGTCGAGGAGGGAAAGTCCCAGACAGTAATGAGGGAATTTACATGTCGCTCTCGTCCGTAGGAGGCGTCCGAGACCCTGCTTTTCGTTCtattttttccttttcttccctccacCCACGTGGAAGCCATAGCGCACAGAGATTCGAGGCTGTGAGGGAACGCCCACAAACTGTTTCAGCGAACACTTCTCAGTTCTCAATCTGGAGAAAAGTCACTTTCGGCCTCTGCTAGAAGAGCTTATCTGCTGGTACATGTAAACGAACCGTTTTTCTCACCTCTCCGTGCGCGTATGCAGAAGCGCCTACCGAGCTGCGCCTACCGGAGGCTTTAAGAGGTCTCTGTGTCACTTTTCTTCAGCATTAAACGATTCATTTATATGCTTACTTGGCAATAAAGGTGTACGCACGCCTGTGTGGCCCGAGTTTCAGTCTTCCAAGCTTGACCGGCTTGCGAAGGATTCACCGATTTAGATTCGAAGAACGCACCACAATCACGGCGAACGACGAGACAAGGCAGCATTACTCCTGGCGCGTTGCGTGGTAGCTTGCGAGAAGTTTTATTCTCGATGGGGACCTGCAGTTTCGAGCTTTATATCCATACGAATGGTGACGGCACCGAAAGGCATCTCTCGAATGATGCACGCAGCTGGCAGCGGTATGCTCTCCACCTTGTCAGactcccttttttctgctggTAACTTATTATCGCATCCTTCTTGGGGGAGTCGTTtgcggaaaagaagacagctgtcttctccctttgaCTACCTGCATCCGCTACGACTTGTGTTCTTTCCTGGTTTTACTCTTTTTTCCGTTCGTGCAGTGGTTCTTACTAGAAGAACTAGCACCGTGCGTCTCCGTGTACCAGCTCTGTGGTTCTTTAGAGGCCAGAGGGAGGATTCTGAAACTCCTCGAAAAAGCCAACTGAGGTCGTGAGCTGCCGGGCAATACGCTGAAAACCTCCCCGCGAGTACTGTTGCTGCTCCCCTCTAAAAGGATATCTAGTGGTGGAGGAAGTGTGTGGGTCGTTTCGCCCCTGTGTTCCCCTGCCACTCTTTTGCGCTGCAAAGTGCCTGAACACTGCTGCCTCCGTTCCTTTTGCTCACGACAGCGTCTCTACAGGAATGCAGGTGAACATGCGAGACACGCAGTTCCGTAACGCGGACCCTTCCCCTCGTTTTCGCCTTTGATGCTTGAAATGAATTCACACGCATCATCAATCGATTGCCTCTTCCAACCTGCAAGTACCCGATTACGGCTCACGTCGATGGCGCGGCatatagaaatatatatatatatataatcaTATATGcttatatctatatatatatatacacatatatgattatatatatatgtgtgaaGGATGCTCCTTGGAGACCAAGCGACAGCGACTCTGGCTCAGAAACAACAAATCCCTGCAGAAGTCCACATGTGAGGTGTCGACTGAAGTTAATTAGGGTGTGAGACGCACGGAGGTGCAGCAGCGTGACTCGTACTTGCTGAGTAAGTCAACGTTGTTGAAGACATTTGCCTTTTTACACAGCAAGGCTGAAAACCGTCTAAAAAAAATTGCTTATCAAGGTCGCTTCTGATACGAACAAGACACACGGAAGCAAACTTGATAATCCAGTTGAGTATGTTTTCGCTTGATTTGAGCCACATTCCGTCCAAATTCGCGAGAAGCATGCTCACCGTGGTCCTCGATTTCCCGTGTTACCGTCCCTCCACTAGACTAAAACGAGGGTTTGTTAAAAACCGGACTAAAACAGACAAGACTGCTTCTGCGCAGAAAAACACTCTCCCCCTGTCCTGTAGGCGAGATCCCTCGAGACACAAAGTGACGCTTTTCGACGTACGAAATCCTTGCTCCCGTTGACTAGACGATCCATCGACCGTGAAGTGAGTGTTCGCTTCAATTTTCAGCTGAGACTCGCAAGTGACTCTCTGATTGCTGTGCAGCGGAGGCAGTTTCTAAAAAGGTAAATAAAGACGAGATCAAAAAGAACCATGTTACGCTAGGAAACGATGTGGAACCCCTGTCGCCTTTCCTAtttcccttttctcgctctcgcagCGCTCCCTTTGTTCCCTCGGACCTCCCTCGGTTCTTTCCAAGAGCTGCAAAGAGTTTCCAGTTTCCTTTGCTTCTGGCGTACAGTCGCAAAAAACCTGTTTCTGCTTGCGTAGCTCGTACTTTATTGACGggcggaaaacgaaaactcATCTCCGTTCCCCCTGACAGAGACGCACTCGTTTACACCACGCTCGTCTTTGCCGCCATCCGACCGCAGTACGTCGTTTGCTGGGTTCTCTCCATAAGTTTTAAACACGAATTCGCTAGCAAATCTTCCGGCGGACATCGCGGACAGAGAACGCTCTTTCAGAGGCAAGAAGTACGAAGGGAAAGAGGGGGGTGGGGGAAAGATCGTAGGGGGGGGGGGTCGGTCAAGGGGGGAGGGTGGGAAGGGGGgtggagaagacagcgaagcgacGAGTCATGGCTTTTGTGCCTGGAAGGTGTGCAGCGGTtattttccttttcttcttcttttcgggGCTGATTGACCCATGGACAGTTCTTggttttgtctcttctcgcaaaaagccacagaaggggCTGGAAAGCGAGGGTTCCTCTCACAGTGGCCTGCCCCGATGGGCAGTGTAGACGCAGTTCCCGTTAGTGAGCGTGGAGAGACGGCGTTTCTTGagtgttttcctctccatttcCTGCCAAGAGTTTCTTTTCACTTCTCAGACGCGCCTGTCTTGCCTTCGTGCCGTCTTGGGTCGCTTCCTGTGCATCCGACGGCGCGGAATGCAGCACCCACCTCCCGCGAGAAGTCGAACCTGCAGTCGGAGCGCGAGCCTGCGTCCCCATGTGGCTGAGAAAGTCTCGTTTTCGACAACACTCGCCAGTCTCCGTCACAATCCAAGAGCAAATGCACAGCTCTCCAGCGCCTGTATGCTGTCTGTTGTTGCACCACCCACGAGCTCGGCGCCGCTTCCTCAGAACGCGGCTTCGGGAGGGCAGCCGGCTCTCAGGTGACCGGCGCGCCGTGTCGTCAAAAAACGGTTTCTCTGCACGAGTTCCTCCACCCTTTTCTCCGTGAGTTCCAAGAGCTTCCAGACGCGTTTTGCGTTTTCGTGCGTTGGAATTTCTAGCTGCGGAGCgggaggcggcgagagaTCTGCTCTAGGTCACTTCTCGACTAGCTCGAAGAGCCGCAGAGCCACCTACAGACAGTTTCGAGTCCCGGCTGCGTGGAAACGCAGTGTTTCCGGGaaccttttctttctccacgttgtATGTGGAACACAAGCCGGCCTTTGTCGCAGTTCTTCCTGAGCCTTTCCATTCTCATTTCTTCCGGGGCCGCGCGAGCTCCGGGCCGCTCTCGTCTTTTGTAGCCACACGACGGCAGCCACAAGCCACCGAAGCAGAGATTTTCTTTTCGAGTAGAATGCAGTTCACCCTTCCGTGGTCTCCACAGGGCTTTGCTCTGTCGGGCCTCTTATTTTGGCCTCCCCAGTAGTAGCTTGTAGTTCTTCAAGTCTGCCTCCACACACCCAGTCTTTGAACTTCGTTCCctcgctctttttcctccagtCCTTTTTTGAGAAAGAACGTGAAATGCAACCGCCACTCTTCAGTCTGTCTTTCATGCGTCTCGCAGTCGTCTGTCAAACTTCCTTGGACTAAACGTCTCTCAGTTTTAGAtgtttccccttttcttgtctcggcTTCCCCAGCAGGCCTTTGTCTGCTGCCTCGGCCGGTCATCCCTTCTTGCATCTCCCAGTCCAGTTACCTTattgtctctcttcttttccccctctcgtttttgctcgctgtctcgcttGTCTCGATCTCTTCCTTCCGTTTGCTCGCTGTATCCGCAGTCTTTCCGGGTCTCCAGATCCTGCGTCGGCCCTTGCTGTCCGTGTGCCGCATGCTGTCCGTCGCGGTTCGACCTTTGTATCGGCGCGTCAACTCTTTTCCGCCGCTGTTTTCACCATGGAGAACGTGGACGAAATGAACACGACGACGGAGGTCAAGTGCGTCTACAACGGACGCCTGGAAGTTCCGACAGCGTcgggtgtcgagacacccgagTGCGGGCAGTGGGACCCGGCGCGTTTTCAGTGGCGCAGTGTGCGGGTGTTTCTCGACGACGGCGGCCTGCGTTTCTGGAACAACTTGATTTCGATTCTGGATATCGCGACTGTCGACATTGAGCCTGCGTCGGAGTCTTCGCGTCTCGTGCTCGTTCACATGGACCAGGCGTTTCCGACGCTCTCGAGtccgtttcctcccttcttcagAAGCTCGTTGTTTTTCCCCAGCTCCGCGCCGCCGGGTCAGACCTCCTTGGTGCTTCGCATCCCCACAAACGTCGCAGAGGGGCCGAGCGACTACGGGGACTTGCTCACCGGTCTGCTCCTGCTCCAGAAGACCGCGGCCTTTCTCGGCGGCCTCCGGCCGATGTTTCGCCGACTCCGCGACCAAGCGATCTGCGCTGACGAAGTCCGCAACGAGTTCTTGGCCTTCCAGCTCCGCGAAAGCGCCCTCACGCGTCCCGATACCGGCGCTCTCGCGGAACAGTTCCTCCAGTCTCTCCCCGCGGATCGCGCCCAAGTGCTTCGCGCCGGCTTTCTCCAGCGCGACTGCTCCGTGCTCGAGGAGGCCGTCGCGTACGTCCCGGTTGTGGTGTATGAACACCTGCGGGCGGCTCTCCCGCTCCTCCCGCAGCTCTCCGTGGACCCCACGAAGTACCGCGTCTGGCGCCAGGCCTTTCTGCACGCGAACGCGGACAATCCAGAGCTCTGCGAGTGTCTCTCGAGCCCGGCGCGGTCTCCGCGGTCCCcctcgcgcgcgcgtctgTTGGCAGAGGTTGCGCGCGCGACAAGGCCAGCCTTGGGTGGCGACACAAAGACTGGCGAAACGCCAGTCAAGCCGAACCTGCAGACGCCTGCTTCAATTCACATGGGTGTACCGCTGCCCCTGCGCCTCCCCGAGGTGTTGCCTTTCAAACTCTCCGCAGGCGGATGTCGCATCGCGAAGGGTCGGACGTACCGGTGCGAGGACGCCTACTTTCTCCTGGAGCGCGAGGGCGCCTTCGGAGT from the Toxoplasma gondii ME49 chromosome IX, whole genome shotgun sequence genome contains:
- a CDS encoding hypothetical protein (encoded by transcript TGME49_289380~Signal peptide predicted by SignalP 2.0 HMM (probability 0.871) with cleavage site probability 0.788 at residue 35) codes for the protein MESNRRRAPCPPASGVSPGSILCLFLLSLLPCALGASQKNSAELLDSLACVGSPPETAENATASLGSWEQVPCLDAASVSVFTSRKEVQAGNILLFLDIDDTVIASGGWNEVMGNSLGGVDDRYPRGSEYPGFSAVLFLLALGPHARNLKSGQLTEFAPPSKAMVVTARPNLPVFRPPNLMRHLTSILTRGARQIMGDNAPEWGVGSQNVMKPASVLRGTYGRGENKLSFMTKVLTEGRPVNESRIDENTKVMFVGDSAERDLEVAIGLSAMVPDKVAAHLLHVVYRHNSGDPTQMHASHTVQTGEKFDEDGVLSKAAVTLQEIISGAARTVAAATRALTEKDEREKHRQTPRAFTESQPTNKKISFQEALGNTTRFGIRVGHALVDAIALVYDVYVTSDDEEGPRSCAELSASQAFEVGVLTARKIRLILDLYRHRWLHTYSTFRTREEQEAAGASVSSRMLPIFFVKCGTVKLRVAHEAPRQAPLDVLLSEMTGARDRVTVRFRSVDTLHAGSELDAETVRSNMLDTLGIPVVPYVTSISAVAQAYVLGIVDLTDVLVVVRKTYEMLRAQGPLAQPARLLSLLDHFHDLEALRAMLFPGGKGALPASAPVRVRATVDYLDELGKVQKAFIKRAAYLRAVPTRTEMCIREMERNAESHYDRSLKRQRGAAGKSAPFTRSQFSAFVSAFAELVCKFDVELSSVQFAGGAEVHGLSVYLSRLVRQAVAATETTPFSSAQKKKAPPESPVSKAVAELAATNAGTEKEKKDPKNMGRGKTACTLSDDVRVTFATMYKAFCADVARDVCHLLETRLVTSGVLSDFIFLAQERGRKYQGPLRLPHLGRVVFIDEHGLDDFEVSHQKPLTDVIGSMGAKLDEAIMEQASAGFRFAKWPGLDSWNQWTQVAASLQLIVDCGLLNRGTQ